A portion of the Sulfurospirillum diekertiae genome contains these proteins:
- a CDS encoding amidohydrolase family protein yields MLIKNALVHTNEGLIPKDVLIKEGKIVSIAQNITTSLDDEMIDANGLYLLPGLIDLNVRFANSTLNKEHIDKLSSSCLKGGVTTAVVMSDFTPRLDSATLLELVKFKIDQAKINLHMSAPLADEKEDQLHNIATLLNNGAAAILADSHRNANLLRRGMQYAIMKKRPLFVQCYEPNLDDNGLMNDGFSASKMGLSGISKISETAEVAKVSEMAHFYGAKVVLKSLSTKRSLEIAKEHKALKSDLYAEVSIHHLAKNDTSCDGFNTYAKLMPPLREEDERKALVGALKEGMVDILTSAHSPKSILYKDVAFEDAAFGIGSIEEFLTLVYTFLVKNEVIDLGELIRICCVNPAQVLGLEHKGLIQEGFDADLVLFDPKESYEVTNKHSLYFGDTLYGKVKKVIVDGTLLLNQ; encoded by the coding sequence ATGTTAATTAAAAATGCTTTAGTACACACGAATGAGGGACTTATTCCTAAAGATGTACTGATTAAAGAAGGTAAAATTGTTTCAATAGCACAAAATATTACCACTTCTTTAGACGATGAAATGATTGATGCAAATGGGCTTTACTTGCTTCCAGGACTCATTGATCTTAATGTACGTTTTGCAAATAGCACTCTTAACAAAGAACATATTGATAAACTCTCTTCTAGTTGCCTAAAAGGGGGTGTTACAACAGCTGTGGTTATGTCTGATTTTACACCACGGCTTGATAGTGCCACACTTTTAGAATTAGTCAAATTTAAAATTGATCAAGCCAAGATAAATCTTCATATGAGTGCTCCTTTGGCTGATGAAAAAGAAGACCAACTGCATAATATAGCAACGCTTCTTAATAATGGTGCTGCAGCCATTTTGGCAGATTCCCATCGTAATGCTAACCTTCTAAGACGTGGCATGCAATATGCGATTATGAAAAAAAGACCTCTTTTTGTACAGTGTTATGAACCAAACCTTGATGATAATGGTTTGATGAATGATGGCTTTAGTGCTTCAAAAATGGGGCTTTCAGGCATCTCCAAAATCTCTGAAACAGCTGAAGTGGCTAAAGTTTCAGAAATGGCACATTTTTACGGTGCCAAAGTGGTGTTAAAATCCCTTTCAACCAAACGCTCTTTAGAGATTGCCAAAGAACATAAAGCCCTTAAATCAGACTTGTATGCCGAGGTTTCAATTCATCATCTTGCCAAAAATGACACCAGTTGTGATGGCTTTAATACGTATGCTAAATTGATGCCACCCCTTCGTGAAGAAGATGAGCGCAAAGCTTTAGTGGGCGCTTTGAAAGAGGGAATGGTTGATATTTTAACATCAGCCCACTCACCCAAATCAATCCTTTATAAAGACGTGGCATTTGAAGATGCGGCATTTGGTATTGGTTCCATTGAAGAGTTCTTAACACTGGTATACACCTTCCTCGTTAAAAATGAAGTGATTGATTTAGGTGAACTTATTCGTATTTGTTGTGTGAACCCTGCTCAAGTGTTAGGCTTAGAGCATAAAGGGTTGATTCAAGAGGGGTTTGATGCAGATTTAGTGCTGTTTGATCCTAAAGAGAGCTATGAAGTAACCAATAAACACTCACTCTATTTTGGTGATACGCTCTATGGAAAAGTGAAAAAAGTAATTGTTGATGGAACGTTACTGTTAAATCAATAA
- the truA gene encoding tRNA pseudouridine(38-40) synthase TruA: MRVKITLSYDGSAFVGFQIQKNETKTCQSVAGTITRALRRVNIDATVVGSGRTDTGVHATHQVIHIDLPVFWNDLEKLQSHLNGFLAPYIFIQSIIPVDASFHARFNAKKRLYRYILYDGAYQPFLANYALHVKALNVMKLNEYAQVFVGFHNFEYFKKLGGGTTKDERTIFKAGAYRYKNLIIIYFLGDAFLRSQVRMMCGSLLKVCHNELSLDDLIAQRERKMKVSTTLIPACGLYLSKVFY; this comes from the coding sequence ATGCGTGTTAAAATCACTCTAAGCTATGATGGAAGCGCTTTTGTTGGCTTTCAAATTCAAAAAAATGAGACAAAAACATGTCAAAGCGTTGCAGGAACTATTACCCGTGCACTTAGACGTGTCAATATTGATGCGACAGTTGTCGGAAGTGGACGCACCGATACGGGAGTGCATGCAACGCATCAAGTTATACATATAGACCTTCCAGTTTTTTGGAATGATCTTGAAAAACTTCAATCGCATCTGAATGGTTTTTTAGCGCCATATATTTTTATTCAAAGTATCATCCCTGTTGACGCTTCCTTTCATGCCCGCTTTAATGCGAAGAAAAGATTGTACCGTTACATACTTTACGATGGTGCATATCAGCCATTTTTGGCCAATTATGCTTTACATGTAAAAGCACTGAATGTGATGAAATTAAATGAATATGCACAAGTTTTTGTAGGGTTTCATAACTTTGAATACTTTAAAAAGCTTGGTGGTGGGACAACTAAAGATGAACGCACCATCTTTAAAGCAGGCGCTTATCGGTATAAAAATTTAATCATTATCTATTTTTTAGGAGATGCTTTTTTACGTTCGCAAGTACGAATGATGTGTGGTAGTTTACTCAAAGTATGTCATAACGAACTCTCGCTAGATGATTTGATAGCCCAACGCGAACGGAAAATGAAAGTGTCCACAACATTGATACCAGCGTGTGGACTCTATCTTTCAAAGGTATTTTACTGA
- a CDS encoding LptF/LptG family permease, protein MSSSALLFFILFFITSVVFFIKIAALTAIIKMNFLELGTLYIYLLPRTMVYTLPITFFIALCITLFNLSKENETIVLFTLGYNPKKIAQLFLTLASGLSLVLLLDIFVLIPISKQLNNNFIEYKKAEAKFNIKANEFGQKFADWLVYIEHSDDTKLYSGVTLYQAPMENEDEKLIVATTAAIDNEKGILRLNLDKGKIFEFSKDTIQQINFDEMHLNSNPKTPVGAIQSIEEYWSGVFVDQRRAYDLAFFLLIALFPMASTLIALSIGIVTYRYNKSGIYVAMFVTISTYLLLTTLVSTWQPQFAPIIVFVLTFFIAYIIYQKRIRAIF, encoded by the coding sequence GTGAGCTCTTCAGCTCTTTTATTTTTTATTCTTTTTTTTATCACTTCCGTTGTCTTTTTCATTAAGATTGCAGCGCTTACTGCGATTATTAAAATGAATTTCTTGGAACTTGGCACGCTATATATTTATCTTTTACCCAGAACGATGGTTTACACACTTCCCATCACTTTTTTTATTGCACTGTGTATTACTCTTTTTAATCTTTCAAAAGAGAATGAGACCATTGTCCTCTTTACCCTTGGCTACAATCCTAAAAAAATAGCACAGCTCTTTTTAACGCTCGCATCAGGACTCTCCTTGGTGCTTTTACTGGATATTTTTGTGCTGATTCCTATTTCAAAGCAACTGAATAACAATTTTATTGAATACAAAAAAGCTGAAGCTAAATTTAATATCAAAGCCAATGAATTTGGTCAAAAGTTCGCTGATTGGCTCGTTTACATTGAACACAGCGATGACACTAAACTCTACAGCGGGGTTACACTCTACCAAGCACCTATGGAAAATGAAGATGAAAAATTGATCGTCGCTACCACAGCAGCGATCGATAATGAAAAAGGTATTCTAAGACTTAATCTTGACAAAGGTAAGATTTTTGAATTTTCAAAAGATACCATTCAGCAGATCAATTTTGATGAGATGCATCTTAATTCTAATCCGAAAACACCTGTTGGTGCGATTCAGAGTATTGAAGAGTATTGGAGTGGCGTTTTTGTCGACCAAAGACGTGCCTATGACCTTGCATTTTTCCTCCTCATAGCCCTCTTCCCCATGGCTTCAACATTGATTGCACTGAGCATTGGTATTGTGACCTATCGTTATAATAAAAGTGGTATTTATGTTGCTATGTTTGTCACGATCTCAACGTATCTTCTGTTGACAACGTTAGTCTCAACATGGCAACCACAATTTGCACCGATCATTGTTTTTGTACTGACTTTTTTCATTGCTTACATCATATATCAAAAACGCATTCGTGCCATCTTTTAA
- a CDS encoding prepilin peptidase, with protein MEVILITLFGLCIGSFLNVAILRLPKGESISLPASHCPHCFHPLKWYHNIPLVSWLALRGKCAFCKSSISMQYPLVELSSAVIYGLCYVHLENLTQTLLVGSIFSLLLALSIIDLRYKAVPDSLSLPALLIAFCTAIPLQSFQNGLLLMGAFTLLRFLVSALTKKEAMGEADSIIAGIIGALLGIKLGLVAIYLAAVIALVAFVIVRKRGYELPFIPFLSLGLLITWFFDLPILHVMEFIYE; from the coding sequence ATGGAAGTTATTTTAATCACACTTTTTGGACTCTGCATTGGATCGTTTCTCAACGTAGCCATTTTGCGTTTGCCCAAAGGTGAGAGCATTTCACTTCCTGCATCACACTGTCCACACTGTTTCCATCCCCTTAAATGGTATCACAACATACCCCTTGTTTCATGGCTGGCACTACGGGGGAAATGTGCTTTTTGCAAAAGTTCAATTTCTATGCAATATCCCCTCGTTGAACTGAGTTCAGCCGTAATATACGGACTCTGCTATGTTCATTTAGAAAATCTTACACAAACTCTTTTGGTGGGTTCTATCTTTTCACTTTTACTTGCCCTTAGTATTATTGATCTTCGCTATAAAGCCGTTCCAGACAGCTTAAGTTTACCAGCACTTTTAATTGCTTTTTGTACAGCAATACCGTTACAATCATTTCAAAATGGACTTTTATTGATGGGTGCATTTACCCTTTTACGCTTCTTAGTTTCAGCACTGACAAAAAAAGAGGCAATGGGTGAAGCAGATAGTATTATCGCGGGTATCATAGGAGCACTTCTTGGTATCAAGCTTGGGCTTGTGGCAATTTATTTAGCAGCCGTAATTGCACTTGTTGCTTTTGTTATTGTACGTAAACGCGGGTATGAATTGCCCTTTATCCCCTTTCTCTCTTTAGGGCTTTTAATCACGTGGTTTTTTGATCTACCAATTTTACATGTAATGGAATTTATCTATGAATAG
- the coaBC gene encoding bifunctional phosphopantothenoylcysteine decarboxylase/phosphopantothenate--cysteine ligase CoaBC, producing MRNNLLAGKKILLGVTGSIAIYKALELIRLFIKAGAEVKVLMSEDAKRFIAPLTFETISQNKVLHVETESWSEGLSHIHTGKWADLFLIAPASVNTINKLSHGIADNLLTQTAIAFTKTIVLAPSANTNMMLNPITQESLLKLTSLGYEIVAPQSKLLACNDEGVGALADIEQIFYHCARLLLKEAFWTDREVIITGGGTMEKIDDVRCLTNFSSGKQASALALAFFLRGANVTLISSGETPQINAINTLHVKSTTELQSALLSQMQYVTKNDKTPYLLMAAAVSDYVPIKVHEGKLKKEELGETYSLELKRNVDVLASLPKRDFKVIGFKAEIDESKALENAGKMLEKKGLDAVCLNILKDQNNFGSTKNEISFITPSHVQKFSLAGKFEIAEQIVEHCSHL from the coding sequence ATGCGAAATAATCTTCTTGCAGGGAAAAAAATCCTTTTAGGTGTGACGGGAAGCATTGCCATTTACAAAGCCTTAGAGCTGATTCGACTTTTTATCAAAGCGGGTGCTGAGGTTAAGGTACTGATGAGTGAAGATGCCAAACGTTTTATTGCTCCCCTTACCTTTGAGACCATCAGTCAAAACAAGGTTTTACATGTAGAAACCGAAAGCTGGAGTGAAGGGCTTAGCCACATTCACACGGGCAAATGGGCAGACCTTTTTCTCATAGCTCCCGCTTCGGTGAACACCATCAATAAACTCAGTCACGGCATTGCAGACAATCTTTTAACCCAAACGGCGATTGCTTTTACCAAAACGATCGTGCTTGCCCCTTCAGCAAACACCAACATGATGCTAAATCCCATTACCCAGGAGAGCCTTTTAAAGCTCACTTCTCTTGGATACGAAATTGTTGCACCGCAATCCAAACTGCTTGCCTGTAACGATGAAGGGGTAGGTGCGCTTGCTGACATTGAGCAAATTTTCTATCACTGTGCAAGACTGCTTCTGAAAGAAGCTTTTTGGACTGATCGAGAAGTCATTATTACCGGTGGTGGCACAATGGAAAAAATCGATGATGTGAGATGCCTCACCAATTTTTCCAGTGGAAAGCAAGCTTCAGCACTTGCACTCGCTTTTTTCCTAAGGGGAGCCAATGTGACGCTCATTAGCAGCGGAGAAACACCCCAAATAAACGCAATCAACACATTACATGTAAAGAGTACCACCGAGCTTCAAAGTGCCCTACTTTCACAAATGCAATATGTCACAAAAAATGATAAAACTCCGTACTTACTCATGGCTGCAGCAGTCAGTGATTATGTACCGATCAAAGTACATGAAGGTAAGCTCAAAAAAGAAGAATTAGGTGAAACTTATAGCCTTGAGCTTAAACGCAATGTCGATGTCCTTGCTTCGCTTCCCAAACGCGATTTTAAAGTCATTGGCTTTAAAGCAGAAATAGACGAAAGCAAAGCACTGGAAAATGCAGGAAAAATGCTGGAGAAAAAAGGGCTGGATGCCGTGTGTCTCAATATTTTAAAAGATCAAAATAACTTTGGAAGCACTAAAAATGAGATCAGTTTTATTACTCCCTCTCATGTCCAAAAATTTTCACTCGCTGGCAAATTTGAAATTGCTGAACAGATTGTGGAGCACTGTAGCCATCTATGA
- the glmU gene encoding bifunctional UDP-N-acetylglucosamine diphosphorylase/glucosamine-1-phosphate N-acetyltransferase GlmU, with product MNISIAIMAAGLGTRMKSSLPKVLHEISGFEMLYHIIKESQKISDDIHVILYHQADLVKEKMDRHFSNIHYSIQDHQNFPGTGGAIRGVKPKYEHLLVLNGDMPLLEAENMQNFTHLDADVVMSAFTCKEPFGYGRVIMDESLNVQKIVEEKDATAEEKKVTAVNAGVYLFKTDFLNENLPKLSNHNSQKEYYITDLIALANAEKKSVKALFVDEATFMGVNSKYHLSQAEELMQERIKRRFMEQGVSMRLPQTIYIEADVQMSGECKLENGVTLLKGTVLENAHIKAHSVIEKSVIKNSDIGPMARVRPDSHIEDTHIGNFVEIKKSTLKGVKAGHLSYLGDAIIDEGTNIGCGTITCNYDGKAKYQTIIGKNVFVGSDSQLVAPVTIGDDVLIASGTTVTKNIPKGALAINREPLKIIEGFFYKFFGKKDAK from the coding sequence ATGAATATATCAATTGCAATTATGGCGGCAGGGCTTGGGACACGCATGAAATCAAGCTTACCTAAAGTCCTTCACGAGATCAGCGGCTTTGAAATGCTGTATCACATCATCAAAGAATCACAAAAGATCAGCGACGACATTCATGTCATTTTATACCATCAAGCAGACCTTGTCAAAGAGAAAATGGACCGTCACTTTTCAAATATCCACTATAGCATACAAGACCATCAAAACTTCCCAGGTACGGGCGGTGCGATTCGTGGTGTGAAGCCAAAATATGAGCATTTACTCGTACTCAATGGCGATATGCCACTGCTTGAAGCTGAAAATATGCAAAATTTTACACATTTAGATGCAGACGTGGTCATGAGCGCCTTTACATGTAAAGAGCCCTTTGGTTATGGGCGCGTCATCATGGATGAGTCTTTAAACGTCCAAAAAATTGTTGAAGAGAAAGATGCGACTGCGGAAGAGAAAAAAGTAACGGCGGTCAATGCAGGTGTTTACCTCTTTAAAACTGACTTTTTGAACGAGAATCTTCCAAAGCTTTCCAATCATAACAGTCAAAAAGAGTATTACATCACCGATCTTATTGCTTTAGCCAATGCCGAGAAGAAAAGTGTTAAAGCGCTGTTTGTCGATGAAGCGACGTTTATGGGTGTGAATTCCAAATACCATCTCTCCCAAGCCGAAGAACTGATGCAAGAGCGCATTAAACGTCGTTTTATGGAACAAGGGGTGAGCATGCGCCTGCCTCAAACGATTTACATTGAAGCGGATGTCCAGATGAGCGGCGAATGCAAACTTGAAAACGGTGTTACCCTACTCAAAGGCACGGTTTTAGAAAATGCGCATATCAAAGCGCACTCCGTCATTGAAAAAAGTGTCATTAAAAATTCTGACATTGGACCAATGGCACGTGTTCGCCCTGACTCACATATCGAAGATACGCACATCGGAAATTTTGTTGAGATCAAAAAATCAACGCTCAAAGGCGTCAAAGCGGGGCATCTCAGCTACTTAGGCGACGCCATCATTGATGAGGGAACGAACATTGGATGTGGAACGATTACATGTAATTACGATGGCAAAGCCAAATACCAAACGATCATCGGTAAAAACGTCTTTGTAGGTAGCGACTCACAACTGGTTGCCCCTGTTACCATTGGTGATGATGTGTTGATTGCTTCAGGTACAACGGTCACAAAGAATATCCCAAAAGGCGCTTTAGCCATCAACCGTGAACCTCTTAAAATTATTGAGGGATTCTTTTACAAATTCTTCGGGAAAAAAGATGCGAAATAA
- the fliP gene encoding flagellar type III secretion system pore protein FliP (The bacterial flagellar biogenesis protein FliP forms a type III secretion system (T3SS)-type pore required for flagellar assembly.) — protein sequence MKRILLVLLICMTPMAFGADTIPTVNLSLSAPNSPQQLVTSLNLLVVLTILVLAPSLIFMMTSFLRLLIVFSFLRQALGTQQMPPSQVMVSLAMILTFFIMEPVMNESYENAIKPYLAEKMTYQEAFEKGAAPFKAFMIRNTREKDLALFFRIRNLENPKNIEDVPLTVAMPAFMISELKTAFEIGFLLYLPFLVIDMVVSSVLMSMGMMMLPPVMISLPFKLLIFVLVDGWNLLVQKLVESFH from the coding sequence GTGAAGAGAATTTTACTTGTACTATTGATCTGTATGACGCCGATGGCTTTTGGTGCCGATACAATCCCTACAGTCAACCTCTCTTTAAGTGCGCCCAATTCGCCACAACAGTTGGTAACCAGTCTTAATCTGCTTGTTGTTCTTACCATTTTGGTTCTTGCACCTTCTCTTATTTTTATGATGACCAGTTTCTTACGCCTTTTGATCGTTTTCTCATTCCTTCGCCAAGCACTGGGAACACAGCAAATGCCACCTTCTCAAGTGATGGTCTCTTTGGCAATGATCTTGACGTTTTTCATTATGGAACCGGTGATGAATGAGTCCTATGAAAACGCTATCAAGCCTTATTTGGCGGAGAAAATGACTTATCAAGAGGCCTTTGAAAAAGGTGCCGCTCCTTTTAAAGCTTTTATGATTCGCAATACCCGCGAGAAAGATTTAGCGCTTTTCTTTCGTATTCGTAACCTTGAAAACCCAAAAAACATTGAAGATGTTCCTTTGACCGTGGCAATGCCAGCATTTATGATCAGTGAGCTTAAAACTGCCTTTGAGATCGGCTTTTTACTTTACTTGCCATTTCTCGTCATTGACATGGTTGTCAGTTCTGTCTTAATGAGTATGGGTATGATGATGTTACCGCCTGTTATGATCTCTTTACCGTTCAAACTGCTTATTTTTGTACTTGTTGATGGTTGGAACTTACTGGTACAAAAACTCGTGGAGAGCTTCCATTAA
- a CDS encoding D-hexose-6-phosphate mutarotase yields MVGTYWYKNSWRASINTHYLTTTALGFELHHPLFDATILKQGAQLIHFQPKEGEPLFWCADLSTFEKGKAFRGGIPLCWPWFGKAGIPSHGFARIVEWTLLSHVANEEGIKLVFELSDSMTTRAIWPYAFNAHLTMVLGKEVALSLHVKADKESTAALHSYFTCKQIDDVNVTGLGLTYIDALLGGKPCEEVKTPLHVNRAIDRIYTRPDAKTILQEKERTITITHENHSDVVVWNPWLEGSEKLSDMNENDYTKMLCIESARITKPLKCDDRLHVTIHVECRS; encoded by the coding sequence ATGGTTGGAACTTACTGGTACAAAAACTCGTGGAGAGCTTCCATTAACACGCACTACCTAACAACCACAGCGTTGGGGTTTGAACTGCACCATCCTCTCTTTGATGCGACTATCTTAAAACAAGGTGCTCAACTGATCCATTTTCAGCCTAAAGAGGGCGAGCCACTCTTTTGGTGTGCCGATCTTTCCACTTTTGAAAAAGGCAAGGCCTTTCGTGGTGGCATTCCTCTGTGTTGGCCATGGTTTGGAAAAGCAGGTATCCCTTCTCATGGGTTTGCGCGCATTGTTGAATGGACATTACTCTCGCATGTCGCAAATGAAGAGGGTATCAAGTTAGTGTTTGAGCTATCTGATTCAATGACGACACGCGCTATTTGGCCTTATGCGTTTAACGCACATCTTACGATGGTATTAGGAAAAGAGGTTGCACTCTCTTTACATGTAAAGGCAGACAAAGAGAGCACCGCAGCCCTCCATTCTTATTTTACATGTAAACAGATCGATGATGTCAACGTTACGGGACTAGGTCTCACCTACATCGACGCGTTACTCGGTGGAAAGCCATGCGAAGAGGTGAAAACACCTTTACATGTAAACCGTGCGATTGATCGTATCTACACGCGTCCTGATGCCAAAACGATTCTCCAAGAGAAAGAGCGAACGATCACTATTACGCATGAAAATCACAGCGATGTGGTCGTGTGGAATCCATGGTTGGAAGGCAGTGAAAAACTTTCCGACATGAACGAAAATGACTATACAAAAATGCTCTGCATCGAGAGCGCTAGAATTACAAAACCTTTAAAGTGTGATGATCGTTTACATGTAACGATCCATGTGGAGTGTCGCTCCTAA
- a CDS encoding NAD(P)H-dependent oxidoreductase produces MKNVLIINGHQYYEHVAEGKLTQFYIDTATEFFHKEGYAIKHSVVESDYNIKEEVEKFAWADIILFQFPTYWMGVPWLAKKYIDEIFSAGKDTATYVSDGRTRSDVTKRYGSGGLMQGKTYMLSITYNCPTSEFSNKEGFFEGLSLDEANVATHKTFQFCGAEPLKTFSVHDIFKGDLDLAKEKVRFHTHLEKTFK; encoded by the coding sequence ATGAAAAATGTACTGATTATCAATGGTCATCAATACTATGAACATGTTGCCGAGGGAAAACTCACACAGTTTTATATCGATACAGCGACAGAGTTTTTTCACAAAGAGGGCTATGCCATCAAACACAGTGTTGTCGAGAGTGACTACAACATCAAAGAAGAAGTCGAAAAATTTGCATGGGCAGATATTATTCTTTTCCAATTCCCAACGTATTGGATGGGCGTGCCTTGGCTTGCTAAAAAATATATTGATGAGATTTTTTCAGCAGGAAAAGATACTGCAACCTATGTGAGCGATGGTAGAACCAGAAGTGACGTAACAAAGCGTTATGGAAGTGGCGGATTGATGCAAGGTAAAACGTATATGCTCTCCATTACCTATAACTGCCCAACGAGTGAATTTAGCAATAAAGAGGGCTTTTTTGAAGGGCTTAGTCTTGATGAAGCCAATGTTGCCACACATAAAACCTTTCAATTTTGTGGTGCAGAACCTTTAAAAACGTTCTCTGTTCATGATATTTTCAAAGGTGATTTGGATTTAGCAAAAGAAAAAGTACGTTTTCACACACATTTAGAGAAAACCTTCAAATAA
- a CDS encoding diacylglycerol kinase: protein MQTIGANNYSSNHFGFSFQTSSGDVIDLSLYDERSLSVSQEQSDTAQTTTLSLSHAYGYHFHYKGNGIDANDQKEIDAAMKTIQPKMDEYFKTVQSSSSEDATTTNTAFDINSILPKTKDLNTQNYLNDSLLKSLDKILEQSHNQSEKMLQKAQKLFDRILKQQQGFDLYM, encoded by the coding sequence ATGCAAACCATAGGGGCAAATAACTACAGTTCTAACCATTTTGGGTTTTCATTTCAAACCAGCAGTGGTGATGTCATTGACCTTAGTTTGTATGATGAGCGCTCGTTGAGTGTTTCCCAAGAACAGAGTGATACCGCACAAACAACAACCCTGTCACTTTCTCATGCCTATGGCTACCATTTTCATTACAAAGGAAATGGCATTGATGCTAACGATCAAAAAGAGATAGATGCTGCGATGAAAACCATTCAACCCAAAATGGATGAATACTTCAAAACAGTTCAATCCTCCTCTTCAGAAGATGCAACAACCACCAATACTGCATTTGATATCAACTCGATCTTACCGAAAACGAAAGATCTCAATACCCAAAATTACCTCAATGATAGCCTACTTAAATCATTGGATAAGATTTTAGAACAATCACACAATCAAAGCGAAAAAATGCTCCAAAAAGCACAAAAATTGTTTGATCGTATTTTAAAACAGCAACAGGGATTTGATCTTTACATGTAA
- a CDS encoding thiamine-binding protein: protein MSVLMEFSMFPLEGEGSKSADVARIVQMIHESGYSYKLTPMSTVVETATIGEALKLIEEAYALLEACGRVYACLKFDIRPSRVDGMHQKIESVQNKLDCLITI from the coding sequence ATGTCAGTTTTAATGGAATTTAGTATGTTTCCCTTAGAGGGAGAAGGCAGTAAAAGTGCGGATGTTGCACGTATTGTTCAGATGATTCATGAGAGTGGTTACAGTTACAAGCTTACACCTATGAGTACGGTGGTTGAAACAGCTACAATAGGTGAAGCACTTAAACTGATTGAAGAGGCTTATGCGCTCTTAGAAGCATGCGGACGCGTTTATGCATGCCTAAAGTTCGACATAAGACCAAGCCGAGTCGATGGTATGCACCAAAAAATTGAATCTGTGCAGAATAAACTCGACTGCCTTATTACCATTTAA
- a CDS encoding MgtC/SapB family protein gives MDTLVFQNIIIAIVLGLLIGVQREMNLLYANRKKDFGGARTFALISLIGYLSAWLNMSVPYVLIASVCVLGALLMGAYILNRTPTENGMTTEFSALVVFLLGVLLAYEKITLAVFVAMSVLFILNLKEKIQTYEKVIKKQDLSAMILFLMMSFVILPLFPDEPLDPWGYFNFYKIWLMVVLVAGISFLGYIAVRLVGIKHGIGLAGLLGGIVSSTAVALSLARRSKENPSLSKNLAIGVGLACSIMLFRIYIELLIMNAVLAHKILYPVLIASCVGYLYLGILYATTEKEKIIQETVFKNPFQLSEALILGLLFGVVIALVKFADTSFGELGVYIISFISGLTDTDAIALSLASLSKNGLDVTTALNAITLAIIANSLLKSLIVFLLGTRNIASYVAGYILLTMGTFCGVYYALL, from the coding sequence ATGGATACGCTTGTTTTTCAAAACATCATTATCGCTATTGTTCTTGGACTGCTCATTGGGGTGCAGCGTGAAATGAATCTTTTGTATGCCAACCGAAAGAAAGATTTTGGAGGGGCACGCACGTTTGCACTCATCTCACTGATAGGCTATCTCTCTGCGTGGCTGAATATGTCTGTTCCGTATGTGCTCATTGCTTCTGTGTGCGTTCTAGGTGCTTTATTGATGGGGGCATATATTCTCAACCGAACGCCTACTGAAAATGGGATGACCACAGAGTTTTCAGCGCTGGTAGTTTTTCTCCTAGGAGTCCTGCTCGCTTATGAGAAAATAACACTGGCTGTTTTTGTTGCCATGAGTGTCCTTTTTATTCTCAATCTTAAAGAGAAGATCCAAACCTATGAAAAAGTGATTAAGAAACAAGATCTGAGCGCTATGATTCTCTTTTTAATGATGAGCTTTGTTATTTTGCCTCTTTTTCCCGATGAACCGCTTGATCCTTGGGGCTATTTTAATTTCTACAAGATTTGGCTGATGGTCGTTTTGGTTGCAGGCATCTCTTTTTTAGGCTATATCGCCGTACGTCTTGTGGGCATCAAACATGGTATTGGATTGGCAGGCCTATTAGGCGGTATTGTCTCTTCAACGGCTGTTGCCCTTAGTCTTGCACGACGATCCAAAGAAAATCCTTCGCTTTCTAAAAACCTCGCTATTGGTGTAGGACTTGCCTGCTCCATTATGCTGTTTCGTATTTACATTGAGCTTTTGATCATGAATGCTGTACTGGCTCATAAGATTTTATACCCTGTTTTGATAGCCTCTTGTGTTGGGTATCTCTATCTTGGCATTCTCTATGCGACTACTGAAAAAGAGAAAATCATTCAAGAGACCGTGTTTAAAAATCCCTTTCAACTCTCTGAAGCACTTATTTTAGGGCTTTTGTTTGGTGTCGTCATCGCCCTTGTCAAATTTGCAGACACTTCGTTTGGTGAATTAGGTGTTTATATTATCTCATTTATTTCAGGCTTAACAGACACGGATGCCATAGCACTTTCGCTTGCATCCTTATCCAAAAATGGGTTAGATGTGACAACTGCATTAAACGCTATCACACTTGCGATCATCGCTAATTCATTGCTTAAAAGTCTGATTGTTTTTCTATTAGGTACGCGTAACATTGCCTCTTATGTTGCGGGCTATATCTTACTCACAATGGGTACATTTTGTGGTGTTTATTATGCACTATTGTAG